The Vanessa cardui chromosome 9, ilVanCard2.1, whole genome shotgun sequence genome has a window encoding:
- the LOC124532640 gene encoding aldehyde dehydrogenase, cytosolic 1-like — translation MSPKIKYTKIFIDNQWVDAVSGKSFETFNPYNRNVIANVSEGDKDDIDLAVQAAKCAFRRKSAWRLLNPSQRGDLLNKFADLVQRDLEYLAQLETYNNGMVIKNSRRFVKLAIDYIKYNASLADKMHGNTMPTGASFSYTLKQPVGVCGIILPWNVPLLVFAGKVAGALAAGCTVIVKPAEQAPLTSLALAALLAEAGIPAGVVNIVPGFGDSAGAALTHHPDVAMISFAGSLEVGKLIQQAAGTNNLKRVALELGGKSPLVIMNDADLNIAVPFAALGVFTHQGQICIAASRLYVQSGIYDEFVKRAVEFAKTLTPGDPSDESTQYGPQIDETLMTHILKCIESGKLEGAKLLTGGKRIEGSGFCIEPTVFADVTDDMTIAKEEIFGPVQSILKFETLEEVVDRANASNYGLAAGIFTTSLDNAMQFSTHVEAGIVWVNTYLEFRPDVPFGGFKDSGIGRENGTDGVDVFLEVKTVTMVLSNDF, via the exons ATGTctccaaaaattaaatatacgaag atCTTCATTGACAATCAGTGGGTCGATGCTGTGAGCGGAAAATCGTTTGAAACTTTCAATCCCTACAATCGTAACGTCATAGCTAATGTCTCTGAAGGAGATAAG GACGACATAGATTTGGCAGTCCAAGCAGCGAAATGTGCTTTTCGTCGTAAATCAGCCTGGCGATTGTTAAATCCGAGCCAACGGGGAGATTTGCTCAACAAATTCGCAGATCTTGTACAACGAGACCTGGAATATCTGGCCCAACTGGAGACTTATAACAATGGCATGGTTATCAAAAACAGCCGAAGATTTGTCAAATTAGccatagattatataaaatacaatgcaAGCTTGGCCGATAAAATGCATGGCAATACTATGCCTACTG GCGCTTCGTTCTCGTACACCTTGAAGCAACCAGTGGGAGTATGTGGCATAATTTTGCCATGGAATGTTCCTCTTCTAGTATTTGCCGGAAAAGTCGCAGGTGCTTTGGCAGCAG GTTGTACAGTTATTGTAAAGCCTGCCGAACAGGCTCCTTTGACTTCGCTGGCATTGGCTGCTCTGCTAGCTGAAGCGGGTATACCCGCAGGCGTTGTAAATATTGTGCCAGGATTCGGGGATAGCGCAGGTGCTGCTCTCACCCATCATCCAGATGTTGCAATGATTTCCTTCGCTGGCTCTTTAGAG GTGGGAAAGTTGATTCAACAGGCCGCTGGGACAAACAACTTGAAGAGAGTCGCACTAGAGCTCGGCGGGAAGAGTCCGCTTGTTATTATGAATGATGCAGATT TAAATATCGCGGTACCGTTTGCCGCACTCGGCGTGTTTACTCATCAAGGACAGATATGCATTGCTGCTTCACGACTTTACGTTCAATCTGGTATTTATGATGAATTCGTAAAGAGAGCAGTGGAATTTGCCAAGACATTGACACCCGGAGACCCCAGTGATGAAAGTACACAGTACGGCCCACAA aTCGATGAAACCTTGATGACGCATATTCTAAAATGTATAGAATCAGGTAAATTGGAAGGTGCAAAATTATTGACTGGAGGCAAACGTATTGAAGGCTCTGGTTTCTGCATCGAACCGACTGTGTTTGCTGACGTTACTGATGACATGACCATAGCTAAAGAAGAG ATCTTTGGACCGGTACAAAGTATTCTGAAGTTTGAAACATTAGAGGAAGTAGTTGATCGTGCAAACGCTTCTAACTACGGGCTCGCAGCTGGCATATTTACAACTTCTCTAGATAATGCTATGCAGTTTAGCACACATGTCGAAGCTGGAATCGTTTG